CCAAGGCCCAGGCCGCCGGCGGCGCCTACGTGGTGGACGACGGCGCCATCAACGCTCCCGGGGAATGCAATGTCGATGTCTGGTACCAGAGCACCCGCCACCAGGGCTCCAGCCACACCAGCGTGGTGGCCCCGACCTGCACCTTCAGCCAACTGCCCTGGGTGCAACTGGGGGCCGCGATGCAGCGCCAGCAGGCCGACGGCCAGGGCGAGACCCAGCTCAGCCCCCAGGTCAAGCTGGCCCTGCTGGACCGTGAAGACCTGGGCCTGCAACTGGCCCTGGCCGGCTCCGCCCACTGGGCCCTGAACCGCAGCCACAGCTTCGACGGTGGCGACCTCGCCCTGCCACTGACCTTCAGCCCTGTTGCCAGCCTGCGCCTGAACCTGAATGCCGGCTGGGCCCACGCCTATGACGACGGCGACCAGAGCCACCGCTGGGCCTGGGGCAGCGGGCTGGAGTACGACCTGGCCCAGAGCCTGACCCTGATTGCCGAGCGCTACGGCCAACGCGGCGGCGAACAGGGCTGGCAGGCCGGCCCGCGCCTGCACCTGGGCCAGCACCTGGACCTGGACCTGATCGTTGGCCAGCACCTGACCGAAGACCGCGATCGCTGGCTGACCACCGGCGCGACCCTGCGCTTCTAACCCCCGAAAGCGCCCCACCTCTGTAGGAGCTGGCTTGCCAACGAAAGCGTCGGCAAGGGCGATGGAAGACTCAAGGGCCTCTTCGCCGGCAAGCCGGCTCCTACGCAAGGTACGCTCGGCGTTGCGTTGCACCGTAGGAGCTGGCTTGCCAGCGAAGGCGTCGGCAAGGGCGATGCAGGGCTCTGGGACCTCTTCGCCGGCAAGCCGGCTCCTACAGGGCCAGGAGTTGCGCGGTGCACTGGGCGATGCGGCGGCAGGCTTCGGCCAGCCGTTCGCGGTCCAGCACCAGGGCAATGCGGATGTGCCCGACCACGCTGGGGCCGAAGGCTTCGCCCGCCAGCACCGAAACCCCATAACCCTCCAGCAGTCGCTCGGCGAACGCCTGGGCGCCCAGCCCGGTGCGGCGTACGTCGACCATGACGAACATGCCGCCATCGGGCAGCACTGGCCGCAAGCCCGGGCACTGCCCGAGCAGCGTGCACACCAGGTCGCGGCGCTGGCGGTACTCCTCGCGCATCTGTGGCAGTTCCGGCAGTTCGCGGGTCAGCGCCACCACTGCCGCATTCTGGATGAAGTCCGGCAGGCCATAGAGCATGCACAGGGCCAGATTGCTCAGGTGCCCGACCAGCACCGGCGGAGCGATCACCCAGCCCACCCGCCAGCCGCTCATGGCATGGGACTTGGACAGGCTGTTGATGGTGGCGGTGCGCCCACCCATTCGCGGTAGACCGCCCGGGCTCAGGTGCTGGCCTTCGTACAGCAGGTCGCCGTAGACCTCGTCGGAAACCAGCCACAGGTCATGCTCCATGCACAACCGCGCCAGGACCTGCCAGTCATCAAGGGACAGGCTGGCCCCGGAGGGGTTGTTGGGGCTGTTGATGAGCATGGCCCGGGTCCGCGGGCTGATGCGCGCCGCCACTTCCTGCGGGTCCAGGCGAAAGCCCTGCTCGGCCCGTACCGGCACCGGCACCACGGTGGCGCCACAGGCACCGAACACCCCTTCGTAGGTGACGTACATGGGCTCGGCCACCAGCACCTCGTCCCCAGGGCCCAGCAGGCACTGGGCCACGGAGAACACCGCACACTGCGCCCCCGGCAGCACCACCACGTGCTCGGCATCGACGATCTGCCCGGTGCGCTGGTGGTGGCAACGGGCGATGCAACTGCGCAACGCCAGGTTGCCGCGCACGTCCGAATAGTGGGTGTCACCGGCCAGCAGGCTGTCGATGGCCGCCTGGACCACCGGCCGGGGGGTGTCGAAATCCGGATCGCCGATGGTCAGCAACAGCACATCGCGCCCCTGCTCGCGCAAGGCCAAAGCTCGGTAATGGATATCCCAGGCGGCGGAACCTTCTCCGGCAATCCGTTGGGTCAGGGCTGAATAGCGCATCGCTTTCTCCATGAAAGATGCTTCAGCCAGAACCCTAGGTGCTGGCGCGGCACTCGTCGAGCGAGCGCCAGCGCCGTTGGACGCTTAGATCACAAAACGCGCCACCAGAGCGTTCAGGTCCACCGCCAGGCGCGACAGCTCATGGCTGGCGGCGCTGGTCTGGTTGGCTCCGGCCGCCGACTGGGTGGCCAGGTCGCGGATGTTCACCAGGTTGCGGTCCACCTCGCGGGACACCTGCGCCTGCTCTTCCGAGGCGCTGGCGATCACCAGGTTGCGCTCGTTGATCTGGTTGATGGATTCGGCAATCTGCTCCAGGGCCACACCCGCGGCGCGGGCCAGTTCCAGGGTGCTCTGGGTACGCTGGTTGCTCTGCTGCATCGACTCCACCGCGTCGCCCGTGCCGTTCTGGATGCCGGCCACCATCTTCTCGATTTCCTGGGTCGACTGGGCGGTCCGATGGGCCAGGGCCCGCACCTCATCGGCCACCACCGCAAAGCCGCGCCCGGCCTCGCCGGCACGGGCCGCCTCGATGGCCGCGTTGAGGGCCAGCAGGTTGGTCTGCTCGGCGATGGCGCGGATCACGTCCAGCACCTTGCCGATATCCCGGCCCTGGGTCGCCAGGCCTTCGATCATCACCGAGGTGCTCTGCACATCGTGGGTCATGGTCTGGATCGCGTCCACGGTTTCCACCACCCGGTCGCGACCTTCGCGAGCGGCCTGGGTCGACTGCCGGGAAGCCTCGGAAGTGGACACCGCGTTGCGCGCCACCTCCTCCACCGCGGCGGTCATTTCGTTGACCGCGGTGGCCGCCTGTTCGATCTCGTTGTTCTGCTGCTGCAAGCCGCGGGAAGCCTCTTCAGTGACCGCGCTGAGTTCTTCCGAGGCCGAGGCCAGCTGGGTCGCCGAGCCGGCGATCTGCTCGATGGTGCGGCGCAGGCTGGCCTGCATCTCGGCCAGGGCCTGCAGCAGCCGCGCCGGCTCGTCCTTGCCATCGACCTCGATGGCCTGGCGCAGGTTGCCGCCGGCGATCACCTGAGCGGCATTCAGGGCCCTGTTCAGGGGGGTGACGATGCTGCGGGTGAGCAACAGCGCCAGAACAATGGTCAGCAGCGCGGCAAGCACAGCCACCGCCACAATCCCGGCGATGGCGCTGCTGTAGTGCTCGCCGGCAGCCTTGGAAGCGCTCCTGGCATCAGCAGCGTTGATCGCGATCAGTTGGTTCAACTGCTCGCCCATCTGGTCTGTGCCTTCCTTGATCCGCGAATTGATCAGGCTGCGCATTTCATCCAGCTTGTTCTGGCGCGACAGTTCGAGCATCTCGTTCTGCGCCTGCAGGTAGTTGTCCAGGGTCGTAGCGAAGGTCTTGTACAGCGCAGCCTCCTGCGGCCCCGCCGGCAAGGCCGCATAGCTGGCCTGGGCCTTTCTGGCGTTGTCCACCAGCACGCCGATGCGCGTCTGGGCTTCTGCCAGGCCTGCCGGCTCGCGGTTCACCAGCACACGGAAGGAAAGAATCCGCAGGCGCAGCACGTTCTCGGTGAGGTTGCCGAGAAAGCCGACACTGGGCAGCTGGTTGCTTTCCATGTCCATCGAGGCTTCGCGGATCACCGCCATGCGATTGACCGCAAACACCCCCAGCACCACGACCAGCAAGGCAATGAAGGCAAAACCGAGGAAAGCACGAGGGGCGATATTCAGGTTACGCAAGGACATAGGACGACTCTCGAGGGAGAACGGGCGACAGGCATCCATGCCGTTGAGCCGTCGGCGCATCAGGGGCTGTGCCGACGTGGGGCGCCGCGCTGTTGGAAGTCCGCGGGCCTGTCAGAGATATCGGCCGAACTTGAGCTTTCATATGGCTGATTGTTAAAAATATTTCTGAATGTGACCGGTGTATCACTGCTGATACAACACAACGCGAAGTGAATCGATAAAGCGCTACAGCATCGCCCCTCAGCCACCGTTTTCGACCCTGGCTCCGGCCACCCGCCTCCCTATGAAAAGTGCAATTCATTCGCCGGAAAAGCCATTTAGTCCATTCCCGCGGCTGCCCATCATGGCCCCAGTCAATAAAAACAACGCTGAGACTGGATATGAAACCTGAAGACTTTCGTGCCGCAACCGACCGCCCGCTGACCGGTGCCGAATACCTGGCCAGCCTGCGCGACGACCGTGAAATCTACATCTATGGCGACCGGGTCAAGGACGTCACCACCCACCCGGCCTTCCGCAACTCCGCGGCCTCCATGGCCCGCCTGTACGACGCCCTGCACGACCCGGCCACCAAGGAGCAACTGTGCTGGGACACCGACACCGGCAACGGCGGCTACACCCACAAGTTCTTCCGTTCGGCGAAAAGCCCCGATGAACTGCGCCAGCAGCGCGACGCCATCGCCGACTGGTCGCGCCTGACCTATGGATGGATGGGCCGCAGCCCCGACTACAAGGCCGCCTTCGGCAGCGCCCTGGGGGCCAACCCGGAGTTCTACGGGCGCTTCGCAGACAACGCCCGCACCTGGTACAAGCGCATCCAGGAAGCCTGCCTCTACCTCAACCACGCCATCGTCAACCCACCCATCGACCGCGACAAACCGGTGGATCAGGTCAAGGACGTGTTCATCTCGGTGGACGAGGAAGTCGAAGGCGGGATCATCGTCAGCGGCGCCAAGGTGGTGGCCACCAACTCGGCCCTGACCCACTACAACTTCGTCGGCCAGGGCTCGGCCCAGTTGCTGGGGGACAACACCGATTTCGCCCTGATGTTCATCGCACCGATGAACACCCGGGGCATGAAGCTGATCTGCCGCCCTTCCTATGAACTTCAGGCCGGCATGACCGGCTCGCCCTTCGACTACCCGTTGTCCAGCCGCTTCGACGAGAACGACGCGATCCTGATCATGGACAAGGTGTTCATCCCCTGGGAAAACGTGCTGATCTACCGCGATTTCGAGCGCTGCCGCCAATGGTTCCCCCAGGGCGGGTTCGGCCGCCTGTTCCCGATGCAGGGCTGTACCCGGCTGGCGGTCAAGCTCGACTTCATCACCGGGTTGCTGGTCAAGGCCCTGCAATGCACCGGTTCCCTGGAGTTCCGCGGGGTCCAGGCGCAGGTTGGCGAAGTGGTGGCCTGGCGCAACCTGTTCTGGTCCCTGACCGACGCCATGCATGGCAACGCCAGTGAATGGATGAACGGCGTCTACCTGCCCAGTACCCAGGCGCTGCAGGCTTACCGGGTGCTGGCGCCCCAGGCCTACACCGACATCAAGAAGATCATCGAGCAGGTGGTGGCCAGCGGCCTGATCTACCTGCCCTCCGGCTCCCGCGACCTCAAGGACCCGGTCCTCAACCAGTACCTCGGTACCTACTGCCGGGGCTCCGGGGGCATGGGCCACGAGGAGCGGATCAAGATCCTCAAGCTGCTGTGGGACGCCATCGGCACCGAATTCGGCGGCCGCCACGAGTTGTACGAGATCAACTACGCCGGCAGCCAGGACGAGATCCGCATGCAGTGCCTGCGCCACGCCCAGGCCAGCGGCTCGATGAAAGCCATGACCGACCTGGTGGACAAGTGCCTGGGGGACTACGACCTCGACGGCTGGACCGTGCCGCACCTGAGCAACCCGGATGACATCAACATGCTGGACCGCATCCGCCAATAGCCCACGCCACATGCAGGAGCGGGCTTGTGCAGGCGCTGGCTTGCCAGCGAAAACACCCGCCAGAGCGCCACAAGGCCCCAGGCCCCTTCGTCGGCAAGCCGGCTCCTGCAGCGCAATGCCCTGCGTCCACGAGGAATTCGTCATGTCTGTACTCGATCCCAAGCAACTCGCCTTTCGCAACGCCATGGCGCACATGACCGCAGCGGTCAACGTCATCACCAGCAACGGCCCCGCCGGCCGCTGCGGCATCACCGCCACGGCGGTCTGCTCGGTCACCGACAGCCCGCCGACACTGATGGTCTGCGTCAACCGCAACAGCGCCCTGAACCCGGTGTTCAAGGGCAACGGGCGGTTGTGCGTCAACGTCCTCAGCGGCGAACACGAAGAAGTGGCCCGGCACTTTGCCGGCATGACCGGCGTGGCCATGGACCAGCGCTTCGGCCTGCACCCCTGGCGCGACGGCCTGCAGGCCCTGCCGGTGCTGGAGGGCGCCCTGGCCAGCCTGCAGGGGCGCATCACCGAGGTCCAGGAAATCGGCACACACTCGGTAATGCTGGTGGAACTGGATGAAATCGGCGTGCTGGAGCACGGCGACTCACTGGTGTACTTCAGCCGTTGCTTCCATCGCCTGGCCCACCCTTGCCGGGCGGCCTGAACCCTTCCCTCCTGGCCGTCATTTCCCGCGCCTGGATGCCCGCCGGCATCCGGGCCAAGGGCCACCTCCTGCATCTGTAGGATGGCGCGGCTCTTCCAAGCCATCGATACTCGAACCAGGCCCTGCCCACGTCCCCTGACGTACCGGTCCCAAACCCCTTCCGTGACGAAAACAATAACAACGTCGCACAGAGGTACAGACCCATGAACCACCCCGAGCGTGCCCCGGCCAGCCTGTTGCAGGCCTTTAG
The DNA window shown above is from Pseudomonas protegens CHA0 and carries:
- the hpaC gene encoding 4-hydroxyphenylacetate 3-monooxygenase, reductase component, with the protein product MSVLDPKQLAFRNAMAHMTAAVNVITSNGPAGRCGITATAVCSVTDSPPTLMVCVNRNSALNPVFKGNGRLCVNVLSGEHEEVARHFAGMTGVAMDQRFGLHPWRDGLQALPVLEGALASLQGRITEVQEIGTHSVMLVELDEIGVLEHGDSLVYFSRCFHRLAHPCRAA
- the hpaB gene encoding 4-hydroxyphenylacetate 3-monooxygenase, oxygenase component; its protein translation is MKPEDFRAATDRPLTGAEYLASLRDDREIYIYGDRVKDVTTHPAFRNSAASMARLYDALHDPATKEQLCWDTDTGNGGYTHKFFRSAKSPDELRQQRDAIADWSRLTYGWMGRSPDYKAAFGSALGANPEFYGRFADNARTWYKRIQEACLYLNHAIVNPPIDRDKPVDQVKDVFISVDEEVEGGIIVSGAKVVATNSALTHYNFVGQGSAQLLGDNTDFALMFIAPMNTRGMKLICRPSYELQAGMTGSPFDYPLSSRFDENDAILIMDKVFIPWENVLIYRDFERCRQWFPQGGFGRLFPMQGCTRLAVKLDFITGLLVKALQCTGSLEFRGVQAQVGEVVAWRNLFWSLTDAMHGNASEWMNGVYLPSTQALQAYRVLAPQAYTDIKKIIEQVVASGLIYLPSGSRDLKDPVLNQYLGTYCRGSGGMGHEERIKILKLLWDAIGTEFGGRHELYEINYAGSQDEIRMQCLRHAQASGSMKAMTDLVDKCLGDYDLDGWTVPHLSNPDDINMLDRIRQ
- a CDS encoding pyridoxal phosphate-dependent aminotransferase; the protein is MRYSALTQRIAGEGSAAWDIHYRALALREQGRDVLLLTIGDPDFDTPRPVVQAAIDSLLAGDTHYSDVRGNLALRSCIARCHHQRTGQIVDAEHVVVLPGAQCAVFSVAQCLLGPGDEVLVAEPMYVTYEGVFGACGATVVPVPVRAEQGFRLDPQEVAARISPRTRAMLINSPNNPSGASLSLDDWQVLARLCMEHDLWLVSDEVYGDLLYEGQHLSPGGLPRMGGRTATINSLSKSHAMSGWRVGWVIAPPVLVGHLSNLALCMLYGLPDFIQNAAVVALTRELPELPQMREEYRQRRDLVCTLLGQCPGLRPVLPDGGMFVMVDVRRTGLGAQAFAERLLEGYGVSVLAGEAFGPSVVGHIRIALVLDRERLAEACRRIAQCTAQLLAL
- a CDS encoding methyl-accepting chemotaxis protein, which gives rise to MQASLRRTIEQIAGSATQLASASEELSAVTEEASRGLQQQNNEIEQAATAVNEMTAAVEEVARNAVSTSEASRQSTQAAREGRDRVVETVDAIQTMTHDVQSTSVMIEGLATQGRDIGKVLDVIRAIAEQTNLLALNAAIEAARAGEAGRGFAVVADEVRALAHRTAQSTQEIEKMVAGIQNGTGDAVESMQQSNQRTQSTLELARAAGVALEQIAESINQINERNLVIASASEEQAQVSREVDRNLVNIRDLATQSAAGANQTSAASHELSRLAVDLNALVARFVI